Proteins from a genomic interval of Salinarchaeum sp. Harcht-Bsk1:
- a CDS encoding S-adenosyl-l-methionine hydroxide adenosyltransferase family protein, giving the protein MLTLASDFGSPYPAAMRAAVRQYSDCEILDVAHDFPRQDVRTAAFWLREVLPYAPAPAVHCAVVDPGVGSDRAAVALRVGEHALIAPDNGLVVPAARRLRERMPAAGSGLRGVDPSPDGDEISAVAEPAAIEAFEIAVDDPASSTFHGRDVFAPAAALIHERGVASMETCSFLDPVDEFVDLQFPVPIERGDGADGEVLVVDGFGNAITNVPGDLLDGRDRIRVDGTAWPVADHYAAVDVGDGLVTVGSHGNVELAVNRGRGADRFEVGVGDDVAIRFS; this is encoded by the coding sequence ATGCTCACGCTCGCTTCGGACTTCGGCTCGCCCTACCCCGCCGCGATGCGCGCCGCGGTTCGCCAGTACAGCGACTGCGAGATTCTCGACGTCGCACACGACTTCCCCCGCCAGGACGTCCGAACGGCAGCGTTCTGGCTCCGCGAGGTTTTGCCGTACGCTCCTGCCCCGGCCGTTCACTGTGCGGTCGTCGATCCAGGCGTCGGCTCCGATCGTGCAGCGGTCGCACTCCGCGTCGGCGAGCACGCGCTGATCGCACCCGATAACGGACTGGTGGTGCCGGCCGCACGACGGCTGCGCGAACGAATGCCCGCCGCAGGAAGCGGCCTCCGCGGCGTCGACCCATCCCCGGACGGCGACGAGATATCAGCTGTTGCCGAACCAGCAGCCATCGAAGCCTTCGAGATCGCCGTCGACGACCCGGCGAGTTCCACGTTCCACGGCCGGGACGTGTTCGCACCTGCAGCGGCCCTGATTCACGAGCGCGGCGTGGCCTCGATGGAGACGTGCTCCTTCCTCGACCCTGTCGACGAATTCGTCGATCTGCAGTTCCCGGTGCCGATCGAGCGTGGCGACGGCGCCGACGGCGAGGTACTCGTCGTCGACGGGTTCGGCAACGCGATCACGAACGTACCGGGCGACCTGCTCGACGGTCGGGATCGAATTCGCGTCGATGGCACGGCCTGGCCGGTCGCCGATCACTACGCCGCGGTCGACGTCGGAGACGGCCTCGTTACGGTCGGCAGCCACGGCAACGTCGAACTCGCCGTGAATCGCGGCCGCGGCGCCGACCGCTTCGAGGTCGGCGTCGGCGACGACGTTGCGATCCGCTTCTCGTGA
- the thsA gene encoding thermosome subunit alpha, translated as MGGQPLFILNEDSSRTSGRDARQANISAGKAIAEAVRTTLGPRGMDKMLVSDGDVVITNDGATILEEMDIEHPAADMIVEVAQTQQEEVGDGTTTSAILTGRLLAQAEDLFDDDVHPTTIVEGYHAAAEIAAEAIDDVAIDAAIDEDVLRTVAESSMTGKGTGGVTAESLAKVVVDAVTQVRDGDDVSRENITVHTQAGASSAATELVEGIVLDEEAAHGQMPKTVEDASVAVLDVELGVRTGDVDAEYTVESVDQLTKAMEAEEGELRKHVEALSDAGVDVVFTTEDIDDRVAAQLGRAGILAFESLSGSDATAVANATGASRVGDLDDLEEPDLGHVETVRAETYEDDELAFVEGGAAAKAVTIFCRGGTEHVVDEVERAIEDALDVVTAAAESGEVVPGAGAAEIAIADRVREESASVEGRKQLAVDAFADAIDAIPRTLAENAGADPIDTLVDLRALHDSEGRAGLIAEDREAEVGDPVEHGVLDPAAVKQEAVESATEAATMIVRIDDVISAS; from the coding sequence ATGGGCGGACAGCCCCTGTTCATCCTCAACGAGGACAGTTCGCGAACGAGCGGTCGGGACGCCAGGCAGGCAAACATCTCCGCCGGGAAGGCCATCGCAGAGGCCGTCCGGACGACACTCGGCCCGCGCGGCATGGACAAGATGCTCGTCAGCGACGGCGACGTCGTCATCACGAACGACGGCGCCACCATCCTCGAAGAGATGGACATCGAGCATCCCGCCGCGGACATGATCGTCGAGGTCGCCCAGACCCAGCAGGAGGAGGTCGGCGACGGCACGACGACGTCCGCGATCCTGACGGGACGTCTGCTCGCGCAGGCCGAGGACCTCTTCGACGACGACGTCCACCCGACGACGATCGTCGAAGGATACCACGCGGCCGCCGAAATCGCGGCCGAGGCCATCGACGACGTGGCGATCGACGCCGCGATCGACGAGGACGTGCTCCGGACGGTCGCCGAGTCCTCGATGACCGGCAAGGGCACCGGCGGCGTCACCGCCGAATCTCTCGCGAAAGTGGTCGTCGACGCCGTCACGCAGGTACGCGACGGCGACGACGTCTCCCGCGAGAACATCACGGTCCACACGCAGGCCGGGGCCTCCTCTGCCGCCACCGAACTCGTCGAGGGCATCGTCCTCGACGAGGAGGCTGCCCACGGGCAGATGCCCAAGACGGTCGAGGACGCGAGCGTCGCCGTCCTGGACGTCGAACTTGGCGTCCGGACCGGCGACGTCGACGCGGAGTACACCGTCGAGAGCGTCGACCAGCTCACGAAGGCCATGGAAGCCGAGGAAGGCGAACTCCGCAAGCACGTCGAGGCGCTCTCCGACGCCGGCGTCGACGTCGTGTTCACGACGGAAGATATCGACGACCGCGTCGCCGCACAGCTCGGCCGCGCGGGCATCCTCGCCTTCGAGAGCCTCAGCGGCTCCGACGCGACCGCAGTCGCCAACGCCACCGGCGCCTCCCGCGTCGGTGACCTCGACGACCTCGAGGAGCCCGACCTCGGCCACGTCGAGACCGTCCGTGCCGAGACCTACGAGGACGACGAGCTCGCGTTCGTCGAGGGCGGCGCAGCCGCGAAGGCCGTCACCATCTTCTGCCGCGGCGGCACCGAGCACGTCGTCGACGAGGTCGAGCGCGCCATCGAGGACGCGCTGGACGTCGTCACCGCGGCCGCCGAGTCCGGCGAGGTCGTTCCCGGTGCCGGTGCCGCAGAGATCGCCATCGCGGACCGCGTTCGCGAGGAGTCCGCGAGCGTCGAGGGGCGCAAGCAGCTCGCCGTCGACGCCTTCGCCGACGCCATCGACGCCATCCCCCGTACGCTCGCCGAGAACGCTGGCGCCGACCCGATCGACACGCTCGTGGACCTCCGCGCCCTCCACGACTCGGAGGGCCGCGCCGGCCTGATCGCCGAGGACCGCGAAGCGGAGGTCGGTGACCCCGTCGAGCACGGCGTCCTCGACCCCGCCGCCGTCAAGCAGGAGGCCGTCGAGAGCGCGACCGAGGCCGCGACGATGATCGTCCGCATCGACGACGTCATCTCCGCGAGCTAA
- a CDS encoding nicotinamide-nucleotide adenylyltransferase, producing the protein MPRGFYVGRFQPLHEGHEALLREIARERDELVVGIGSADKSHSVDNPFTAGERHVMLTRTLETIDVDAYVVPLVDVDRNALWTSHVRSLCPPFDDVYSNNPLVTRLFEESGTDVHDLPMFNRQEYEGTGIRERMLSGDPWEDLVPDQVVDVIEEADGVGRLRDVAADDVAED; encoded by the coding sequence ATGCCACGCGGATTCTACGTGGGTCGGTTCCAGCCCCTGCACGAGGGCCACGAGGCCCTCCTCCGCGAGATCGCCAGGGAGCGGGACGAACTCGTCGTCGGGATCGGGAGCGCCGACAAGTCACACAGCGTCGATAACCCCTTCACTGCGGGCGAACGCCACGTCATGCTCACGCGCACGCTGGAGACGATCGACGTCGATGCGTACGTCGTTCCCCTCGTCGACGTCGATCGGAACGCACTCTGGACCAGCCACGTGCGTAGCCTCTGCCCGCCATTCGACGACGTCTACTCGAACAACCCGCTGGTCACACGGCTGTTCGAGGAGTCGGGGACCGACGTACACGACCTTCCGATGTTCAATCGGCAGGAGTACGAGGGTACCGGCATCCGCGAGCGGATGCTCTCCGGCGACCCCTGGGAGGACCTGGTGCCGGACCAGGTCGTCGACGTGATCGAGGAGGCCGACGGGGTCGGCCGCCTGCGCGACGTCGCAGCGGACGACGTGGCCGAGGACTGA
- a CDS encoding electron transfer flavoprotein subunit beta/FixA family protein — MQILVTVKEVGQLGDEVVIDDGDVAESALEYDLNEWDEYALESAVQLSETLDDVEVVTATIGPERSEETIRMALAKGADRAVRIWDDAIANDDGDGLLDTRTRVELLSAVVEREEPDLVLTGVQSADATFGSTGVALAEAIDTAWAAVVNDLEIDADAGTASVHRELEGGIEELTDVELPAVLTIQTGINEPRYASLRGIRQAQSKPLDVLDLAELGVPADAIAGSLVTTAMYEPESSSDAELWEGDAEATAGQLADFLRDSGVIEG, encoded by the coding sequence ATGCAGATTCTGGTCACGGTAAAGGAGGTCGGCCAGCTCGGCGACGAAGTCGTCATCGACGACGGCGACGTCGCCGAATCGGCCCTGGAGTACGACCTGAACGAGTGGGACGAGTACGCGCTCGAGTCCGCCGTCCAGCTCTCCGAAACGCTCGACGACGTCGAGGTCGTGACGGCGACCATCGGCCCGGAGCGCAGCGAGGAGACGATCCGGATGGCGCTCGCGAAGGGCGCAGATCGGGCGGTCCGCATCTGGGACGACGCCATCGCGAACGACGACGGGGACGGACTCCTCGACACGCGCACCCGCGTGGAGCTCCTCTCCGCAGTCGTCGAGCGCGAGGAGCCGGACCTCGTCCTCACGGGCGTCCAGTCCGCAGACGCCACCTTCGGCTCGACGGGCGTCGCGCTCGCAGAGGCCATCGACACCGCGTGGGCAGCGGTCGTCAACGACCTCGAAATCGACGCAGACGCAGGTACGGCCTCCGTCCACCGGGAGCTCGAGGGCGGCATCGAGGAGCTCACCGACGTCGAACTTCCCGCAGTACTGACCATCCAGACCGGGATCAACGAGCCCCGGTACGCGAGCCTTCGGGGGATCCGTCAGGCGCAGTCCAAACCGCTGGACGTCCTGGACCTGGCGGAGCTGGGCGTCCCGGCCGACGCCATCGCTGGCTCCCTGGTGACCACCGCGATGTACGAGCCCGAGTCCAGCAGCGACGCCGAACTCTGGGAGGGCGACGCCGAGGCGACCGCCGGGCAGCTCGCTGACTTCCTGCGGGATTCGGGGGTGATCGAGGGATGA
- a CDS encoding electron transfer flavoprotein subunit alpha/FixB family protein yields the protein MSDVLAVAEHRRGELRPVSHELLTVGREVADASGGDLHVAVISGTVEEYAEDLNREGVDAIHTIANGEEFNHDLTVESLDALWADLDATYLLAPNSVNGLDYVPAIAQRLDLPLVTDTIDVSLDDGLEVTRERYGSKVETTIAVDVEAEGGAVVSVRDGEWPPAEGVGDAAIEAFDPQIDESRIRSTVTGFQEVGAGDVDISEADFIVSIGRGIEEEENIELIEALVEATGATLSASRPVVDNEWLPKNRQVGQSGKTVTPDVYIAIGISGAVQHVAGMKGSDTIVAINTDPDAPIFDIADYGIVGDLFDVVPALIEEFGGEAP from the coding sequence ATGAGCGACGTCCTCGCAGTCGCCGAGCATCGACGAGGCGAACTCCGACCGGTCAGCCACGAACTGCTCACCGTCGGTCGCGAGGTCGCAGATGCGAGCGGTGGCGACCTCCACGTCGCCGTCATCAGCGGAACCGTCGAGGAGTACGCAGAGGACCTGAACCGCGAGGGCGTCGACGCGATCCACACGATCGCGAACGGCGAGGAATTCAACCACGACCTCACCGTCGAGAGCCTCGACGCGCTCTGGGCCGACCTCGACGCGACCTACCTCCTCGCGCCGAACTCGGTCAACGGCCTCGACTACGTCCCTGCGATCGCCCAGCGCCTCGACCTCCCGCTCGTCACCGACACGATCGACGTCTCCCTCGACGACGGGCTCGAGGTCACTCGCGAACGGTACGGCTCCAAGGTCGAGACCACGATCGCCGTTGACGTCGAAGCCGAGGGCGGAGCGGTCGTCTCCGTCCGCGACGGCGAGTGGCCGCCAGCCGAGGGCGTCGGCGACGCCGCGATCGAGGCCTTCGATCCTCAGATCGACGAGTCTCGGATCCGCTCGACCGTCACCGGCTTCCAGGAGGTCGGCGCAGGCGACGTCGACATCTCGGAGGCCGACTTCATCGTCTCGATTGGCCGCGGAATCGAGGAAGAAGAGAACATCGAGTTGATCGAGGCCCTCGTGGAGGCCACCGGCGCGACGCTGTCGGCCTCCCGGCCCGTCGTCGACAACGAGTGGCTCCCGAAGAACCGACAGGTCGGACAGTCCGGGAAGACCGTCACGCCGGACGTCTACATCGCGATCGGTATCTCCGGCGCCGTCCAGCACGTGGCCGGGATGAAGGGCTCGGACACGATCGTCGCGATCAACACCGACCCCGACGCCCCCATCTTCGACATCGCTGACTACGGCATCGTCGGCGACCTCTTCGACGTCGTGCCAGCGCTGATCGAGGAGTTCGGCGGCGAGGCGCCCTGA
- a CDS encoding DUF373 family protein yields the protein MLLVLCVDLDDDIGRKTGIETPVVGRECVEEAAVALATADPEDSDVNVLFKGVNVDTEVTDESVVVAAVAGENGDDVRANRRVGEEVDEILAGLETGEEVRALVVTDGAQDESVMPVIRSRVQVDGVRRVVVRQAQDLESMYYTIKQVLDDPETRGTLLVPLGILLMIYPLAVVASYFDMPGVVLGLTSGLIGLYLLGRGLGLGSTLDRTVDRLRTGLYDGRVTIVTTMVALVIMLVGGINGLEQLDATRADSDTALGAIEIGAAIAYGAITWFAAAGLTTSFGQITDEYLAGTMEWRYLNAPFYVGSIAIVLYAASGYVIDQVSLSFLAVALAGGFFLGVASTLTFAIAESRFPRDADPAS from the coding sequence ATGCTGCTGGTCCTCTGCGTGGACCTCGACGACGACATCGGCCGGAAGACCGGGATCGAGACCCCTGTCGTCGGTCGGGAGTGCGTCGAAGAGGCAGCGGTTGCGCTCGCGACCGCCGATCCGGAGGACTCCGACGTGAACGTCCTCTTCAAAGGGGTCAACGTCGACACGGAGGTGACCGACGAGTCCGTCGTCGTCGCAGCCGTCGCTGGCGAGAACGGCGACGACGTTCGCGCAAATCGCCGCGTCGGTGAGGAGGTCGACGAGATTCTCGCCGGCCTCGAGACGGGCGAGGAGGTTCGCGCGCTCGTCGTCACCGACGGCGCCCAGGACGAGAGCGTGATGCCGGTGATCCGGTCGCGCGTGCAGGTCGACGGCGTCCGCCGGGTCGTCGTTCGCCAGGCCCAGGACCTCGAGTCGATGTACTACACGATCAAACAGGTGCTCGACGACCCGGAGACGCGTGGCACCCTGCTCGTTCCCCTCGGAATCCTCCTGATGATCTACCCGCTCGCGGTCGTCGCGAGCTACTTCGACATGCCCGGCGTCGTGCTCGGACTCACGAGCGGGCTCATCGGGCTCTACCTCCTCGGCCGCGGGCTCGGTCTCGGCTCGACGCTCGATCGCACGGTGGATCGGCTCCGGACCGGCCTCTACGACGGGCGCGTGACGATCGTGACGACGATGGTGGCCCTGGTGATCATGTTGGTCGGTGGCATCAATGGGCTCGAACAACTCGACGCGACCCGCGCCGACAGTGACACCGCGCTCGGTGCGATCGAGATCGGCGCTGCGATCGCCTACGGCGCGATCACGTGGTTCGCAGCCGCCGGATTGACCACCAGCTTCGGCCAGATCACCGACGAATACCTCGCCGGGACGATGGAGTGGCGCTATCTCAACGCGCCCTTCTACGTGGGCTCGATCGCGATCGTGCTCTACGCTGCAAGTGGCTACGTGATCGACCAGGTGAGCCTCTCCTTCCTCGCCGTGGCGCTCGCGGGCGGCTTCTTCCTCGGCGTCGCGAGCACGCTGACGTTCGCCATCGCCGAGTCGCGGTTCCCACGCGACGCAGATCCAGCGTCGTAG
- a CDS encoding polyprenyl synthetase family protein, which translates to MEFLQRRRSLVEDRLTEVVSAVDPAELSAEMEHVALAGGKRVRPMVTILACEAAGGEPEDAVEFGVGVELVHNASLVIDDIIDRSEVRRGTDSAWFAFGHGPAIVASDGLLGEAFAQFANDGQATEVVTAAMVELGEGEATELQAIPDGEAEYLELARRKTGALFRAAAELGAIAADADQEAIDAFGEYAERVGVAFQIRDDVLDATAAADDLGKPTGQDAAMDRPSIVHVTDLDPEAANDRAREEADLALAALDRVELENDTAEGYLRDLAEFVVVRER; encoded by the coding sequence ATGGAGTTCCTCCAGCGTCGCCGGTCACTCGTGGAGGACCGACTTACCGAGGTCGTCTCGGCGGTCGACCCAGCCGAACTCTCCGCCGAGATGGAGCACGTCGCGCTCGCCGGTGGCAAGCGCGTCCGGCCGATGGTCACGATTCTGGCCTGTGAAGCCGCTGGTGGGGAGCCCGAGGACGCCGTCGAGTTCGGCGTCGGCGTCGAACTCGTCCACAACGCCTCGCTCGTCATCGACGACATCATCGATCGCTCCGAGGTGCGCCGCGGGACCGACAGCGCGTGGTTCGCGTTCGGACACGGTCCGGCGATCGTTGCGAGCGACGGGTTGCTCGGCGAGGCGTTCGCACAGTTCGCCAACGACGGGCAGGCGACGGAAGTCGTGACGGCCGCGATGGTCGAACTCGGCGAGGGCGAGGCAACGGAGCTGCAAGCAATCCCCGACGGCGAGGCGGAATACCTCGAACTCGCTCGCCGAAAGACCGGCGCCCTCTTTCGGGCCGCCGCGGAGCTCGGAGCGATCGCCGCCGACGCCGACCAGGAGGCGATCGACGCCTTCGGCGAGTACGCCGAGCGGGTCGGCGTCGCCTTCCAGATTCGCGACGACGTGCTCGACGCGACGGCAGCCGCGGACGACCTCGGCAAGCCGACGGGCCAGGACGCGGCGATGGACCGCCCGTCGATCGTCCACGTCACCGACCTCGATCCGGAGGCGGCCAACGACCGGGCTCGCGAGGAGGCAGACCTCGCGCTCGCGGCACTCGACCGGGTCGAACTGGAGAACGACACCGCCGAGGGCTACCTCCGGGATCTCGCGGAGTTCGTGGTCGTCCGGGAGCGGTAG